From Thermotoga sp. Ku-13t, the proteins below share one genomic window:
- a CDS encoding ABC transporter ATP-binding protein, which produces MSRLTVKNLTKVFSVGFFSRKRIEAVKNVSFEIKEGEIVSLVGESGSGKTTTAKMILRLVPPTSGEIIFEGKDIWKGLNDREELLDFRRKVHAVFQDPFSSYNPFYPIERTLWQAIELIEKKPSKKEGRKIIEESLFKVGIDPKDVLGKYPHQVSGGQKQRVMIARCWILKPLLIVADEPTSMIDASSRGGIIKLLLELREEYGTSIIFITHDLGLAYYVSDRIFVMKDGCIVEQGHTEKVVLEPEHEYTKTLVSSIPKLYRKLEDI; this is translated from the coding sequence ATGAGCAGACTGACCGTGAAGAATCTGACCAAAGTGTTCAGCGTCGGGTTTTTCTCCAGAAAGAGGATCGAGGCAGTGAAGAACGTTTCTTTCGAGATAAAAGAAGGCGAGATCGTCTCACTCGTGGGGGAGAGCGGTTCGGGTAAAACAACCACAGCGAAGATGATCTTAAGGCTCGTTCCTCCAACCTCGGGTGAGATCATCTTCGAAGGCAAAGATATCTGGAAAGGCCTGAACGATAGAGAAGAACTTTTGGACTTTCGTCGCAAGGTGCACGCGGTCTTTCAGGATCCCTTCTCCAGTTACAATCCTTTCTATCCGATCGAGCGAACGCTGTGGCAGGCGATAGAACTGATCGAGAAGAAACCGAGCAAGAAGGAAGGAAGGAAGATCATTGAAGAATCTCTCTTCAAGGTTGGCATCGACCCGAAAGACGTTCTGGGAAAATACCCACACCAGGTGTCCGGTGGACAGAAACAGCGCGTCATGATCGCCAGATGCTGGATATTGAAACCTCTGCTCATAGTTGCGGATGAGCCGACTTCCATGATCGACGCATCGAGCAGGGGAGGAATCATAAAACTTTTGCTGGAACTCAGAGAGGAGTACGGAACCTCTATCATCTTCATAACGCACGATCTGGGTCTGGCCTACTACGTCTCGGACAGGATCTTCGTCATGAAAGACGGCTGCATCGTAGAACAGGGGCACACCGAAAAAGTCGTGCTCGAGCCAGAGCACGAATACACGAAAACGCTTGTATCCAGCATTCCAAAGCTCTACAGAAAATTGGAGGACATCTGA
- a CDS encoding beta-glucosidase, translating to MDLNEILSQLTLEEKVKLVVGVGLPGLFGNPHSRVVGVAGETHAISRLNIPSIRLADGPAGLRISPVRVNDPHTYHATAFPIASMLASTWNREIVEEVGKAMGEEVREYGVDILLAPAMNIHRNPLCGRNFEYYSEDPVLSGEMAAAFVRGVQSQGVGACLKHFAANNQETNRFTVDTIVSERALREIYLKSFEIAVKKSRPWTVMSAYNKLNGKYCSQNEWLLKKVLRQEWKFEGFVMTDWYAGDDPVAQLKSGNDMIMPGKAYQVNQQRKDEIEEILQGIREEKLSEEELNECVRNILNVLVRCPSFKNYNYSNRPNLEAHAKIAYEAGAEGLVLLKNVRALPLNENNRIAIFGTGQIETVKGGTGSGDTHPRYTVSILEGFRERKLRIDEELAKTYEDYVNTMRQKEEYKPRLDPWGTQIKPKLPEDFLSEEEIEKLAERNDVAIVVISRISGEFYDRRAVKGDFYLSDDELRLVQLVSRIFHRRGKRVIALLNVGGPIEVASWREKVDAMMLVWQAGQETGRIVADAIIGRINPSGKLPTTFPTDYSDVPSWSFPGEPKQDPKKVVYEEDIYVGYRYYDTFGVEPAYEFGFGLSYTRFDYSDLNVSIENDTLRVSFTVKNVGDQAGKEIAQIYVKAPKGKIDKPFQELKAFHKTKNLLPNEEERILLEIPVRDLASFDGEKWIVENGEYELRVGASSRDVRLKGRFVLQERIYGL from the coding sequence ATGGATCTGAATGAAATCCTCTCCCAGCTCACGCTCGAAGAAAAGGTGAAACTCGTCGTTGGGGTTGGTTTGCCGGGTCTTTTCGGAAACCCACACTCCAGAGTGGTCGGGGTCGCTGGTGAGACACACGCAATCTCCAGACTCAATATTCCTTCCATCCGTCTGGCCGATGGACCTGCGGGTCTGAGGATCAGTCCGGTGAGAGTGAACGATCCGCACACCTACCACGCCACGGCCTTCCCCATCGCCTCGATGCTGGCTTCCACCTGGAACAGGGAGATCGTGGAAGAAGTGGGAAAGGCGATGGGTGAGGAAGTCAGAGAGTACGGCGTGGACATACTTCTGGCACCCGCGATGAACATACACAGAAATCCGCTGTGTGGAAGGAATTTCGAGTACTATTCGGAAGATCCTGTGCTCTCGGGCGAGATGGCTGCGGCGTTCGTCAGGGGTGTTCAGTCTCAAGGCGTTGGAGCGTGTTTGAAACATTTCGCAGCCAACAACCAGGAGACCAACAGATTCACTGTGGACACCATCGTTTCTGAAAGGGCGCTGAGGGAGATATACCTGAAAAGTTTCGAGATCGCAGTGAAAAAATCCAGACCCTGGACCGTGATGAGCGCCTACAACAAACTCAACGGAAAGTACTGTTCCCAGAACGAATGGCTCTTGAAAAAAGTTCTGAGACAGGAATGGAAGTTCGAAGGATTCGTCATGACTGACTGGTACGCGGGCGATGATCCCGTGGCGCAGCTCAAATCCGGCAACGACATGATAATGCCGGGGAAAGCTTACCAGGTGAATCAACAAAGGAAAGACGAGATAGAAGAGATCCTGCAGGGCATAAGGGAAGAAAAATTGAGCGAAGAAGAGCTGAACGAATGTGTCAGGAACATTCTGAACGTTCTGGTGAGATGTCCTTCCTTCAAAAACTACAACTACTCCAACAGGCCGAACCTGGAAGCGCACGCCAAGATCGCTTACGAAGCGGGCGCAGAGGGTCTGGTGCTGCTGAAGAACGTTCGAGCTCTACCGCTGAATGAAAACAATAGGATCGCGATCTTCGGAACGGGGCAGATCGAAACCGTGAAGGGTGGAACGGGAAGCGGTGACACGCATCCGAGGTACACCGTTTCGATCCTTGAAGGTTTCAGGGAAAGAAAGCTTCGAATAGACGAAGAGCTCGCAAAGACGTATGAAGACTACGTCAACACGATGCGTCAAAAAGAGGAGTACAAACCGAGGCTGGATCCGTGGGGAACGCAGATTAAACCGAAACTGCCCGAGGATTTTCTGTCAGAAGAGGAGATCGAGAAACTGGCTGAAAGGAACGATGTTGCGATCGTCGTGATCAGCAGAATCTCGGGTGAATTCTACGACAGAAGGGCCGTCAAGGGTGATTTCTATCTTTCCGACGATGAACTGCGACTCGTACAGCTCGTCTCCAGGATTTTCCACCGGCGTGGAAAGAGAGTGATCGCACTCCTGAACGTGGGAGGACCCATAGAAGTTGCGAGCTGGCGAGAAAAAGTGGACGCGATGATGCTCGTCTGGCAGGCAGGTCAGGAAACTGGCCGCATCGTCGCGGACGCGATCATTGGAAGGATCAATCCTTCAGGAAAGCTTCCAACGACCTTCCCCACGGACTACAGCGATGTACCTTCGTGGAGCTTCCCGGGCGAACCGAAACAGGATCCGAAGAAGGTGGTCTATGAAGAGGACATCTACGTCGGTTACAGATACTACGACACCTTCGGAGTGGAACCCGCCTACGAGTTCGGCTTCGGACTTTCCTACACGAGGTTCGATTATTCCGATCTGAACGTCTCGATCGAGAACGACACGCTGAGGGTGTCCTTCACGGTGAAGAACGTTGGCGATCAGGCTGGAAAGGAGATCGCACAGATCTACGTGAAGGCGCCCAAAGGAAAGATCGACAAACCCTTCCAGGAGCTCAAGGCGTTCCACAAGACGAAAAATCTCTTACCGAATGAAGAAGAGAGAATACTGCTCGAAATACCTGTCAGGGACCTGGCAAGTTTCGATGGGGAAAAATGGATCGTCGAAAATGGAGAGTACGAACTGCGTGTGGGTGCTTCCTCGAGGGACGTTCGCTTGAAAGGTCGGTTCGTCCTGCAAGAGAGAATCTACGGATTGTGA